The DNA segment ataatctGGATAAAGGAATAAGGTCAGAATACCATTTCTCCAAAGagttattacttttttttgccAGTGATGTATGGTATAGCTTTTAATTGGTCAAAAGTAAATGCATGCATGGCGCAAAATATTGCCGATctttgatttttcaagtttcaaTTGAGACTTTTACTAAAATCCACTTAATATCTAATTATAACTTCTGATATTATTACCAATTGTTCTTAGTAAAACTCTTGTCTTAAAATTAAGGGtaactttatttcatattaGAAAGATGTCATATACGAATTATTGTAACCTAGGTGATATTCCCTAGTCTATTCAATTTAAATTCGgatgataaaagtaaatattcaacGTAAAACCTTATGAATTTACTGATTGCGAAACTTTTGGTTCTGATTATAATAGTTAAGGATTTTACTAtgcacaaaaatataaaaaagaagatgttgtatgattgctaatgagacaactgtccacaggagaccaaattgacacattcgtttacaactataggtcatagtacggccttcaacaatgaacaaagcccataccgcatagtcagctataaaagaccccgatatgacaatgtaaaacaaatcaaacgagaaaactaacagccttatttatataaaaaaaaaacaagaggctgtcgcaacgacagcaaaccggatttattaacatttatttgtgtcctgccaatatcacaagaaccataactgatgaacggtgaaagtaaaaattgtcaatatgacctcaattttgtcatcagtatcaacatattaaaatttgaaatgcttaggttgaatggttcatgagtaaatgcaacaacatgaaTGGATACGCCGTTTTTCAATCTTcaaagaaccataactcctgaacggtaaaagtcaaaatagtcattattgaacttgaccttcatttgttgtcagtaacaacatattaaaatgttataaggTTTGgatgaacggttcatgagtaaatgcacggacacgaaaTTTTGTAAACTTTCAAGAACCGTAACTccagaacagtaaaagtcaaaatcgtcattattgatttgaccttcattttgttgtcagtaacaacatattaaaatttttaaaggtttggttgaacggttcatgagtaaatgcacggacatcATTTGGTGGACGCCCGCCCGACCGCCGTAcagtacatccccaaatcaataaccgacatttttgtcacaaaaatccggttaaaaatgaacgaaaaacaaatatgtaacacataaacaaacgaaaatcactgaattataggctcctgacttaggacaggcacatacataaataatgtggcgaggttaaacataTTAGCGGGACACCAACTCTCCTAACAtgagacagtggtataacaattcaacataagaacaaactataaaaatcagttgaaaaaaggcttcactcatcagatggacaaaaatacaagtagacGTGGCCAGGtccttatacatcccgacaacaaaatGAGAGAAGggacagatctgagagtactcgcagttatctgacagctagtccaaagacattaacaactcataaaaaaaaataatgcatctaagactaaactatcaaacCGTACACATCCGAATCCAATGggtttagtgtaaagacgtcataaacagtcagagaaaaacatgactttGTGTGCAAATGTGCAGGTATCGACAGATGatagatccatgaatgtgtatatgtaacAAAAAGGCTGTTTGAGATGAAGATATCATCTTAAACTATCATTATAACGGGGTTTTCAGTATTTAAAATCATCCAGGAAACTGATTCGGACGCACAAAACAAGAAGTTTAATTTATTGGGTTGTAGTGTTGCACCGTACCACTGTACATATTTGGAGAAGATGAGcgttcacaaatattttttcaccTCGGCACGTTCTATATACTGTCTAAGCTTGGGAGCCTGTGGTTCCGTTGATGCCTGTCTTGTTTGTTTTACgtttaatgttttgttataaatcaggacgttgatttttttcttttgaattgttctacattATGTCATGTAGGGGCTATACAACATAAGGCTTTTATATTTCCGAAGGTCGTCAGGTGACCTTCATATGCTTACATTTACGTCATTTGGTTTCTAgatcaatcataccacattttcttatttcattttcgATATTATTTGTGACATGACAACAGATTGATCctgtataaagaaaaacaatatgcTACTGGAATTAGATCAGTAGAAACATTATTCTAAGTTGCTTTACTCACGTTGACACGATAGTACTCGATGGAGGTATGTAATGTGTATACTGAACAGGGACACAGTCATTAGTTAGTACGACAGAGAACCTGTTGTCATATACTGATGTTTCCCAGTCTTGTATATCCAAACTCTGTCCAGAGATAGCATGAATACCAAAGGATGCAAATCCATTGAAGGTGGCATTTGGTGGAATTCCTACAGACATGAAAGGTCGTGTAATTGTGGACACGTTACATTTTCTTGTTGCTAGGTTGATTCTATACTCCTTTTTCTGCAAATCAATTatggaaataaatatttttttataaataaaagaaagcgCACTTGATGTAACTGAATTTTACAACTcatattaaacaatgaaatcattttaaatgaGATGGTTTACtctatgataaatatatgtGCAAAACTAAGAATTAATACTTTCTTTCAGCGGCATCAACCGATGCCATCGCCAAAGAATGGTAAGTCTTGTGAGTATACGTCAGTTTTATTAGTAGTCCGTGCTACATGGTACTGGTATGATGTATAACATATTATTAAATAATCCGttgataaaataagaaaattacaaaGAGTTCAAGATTTTAACTCAATACGGCACAATTGACCttaactgaatatatatattgttgggttgatgtttagacgagttgtatatcttgatata comes from the Mytilus trossulus isolate FHL-02 chromosome 3, PNRI_Mtr1.1.1.hap1, whole genome shotgun sequence genome and includes:
- the LOC134710542 gene encoding mammalian ependymin-related protein 1-like, yielding MSFYDILQSVMAMVARGSSVKPENERVKISYDETNQRVREITNSPIIPQPGQKMYEVIYLHQTKKEYRINLATRKCNVSTITRPFMSVGIPPNATFNGFASFGIHAISGQSLDIQDWETSVYDNRFSVVLTNDCVPVQYTHYIPPSSTIVSTYFDINLGINDESVFTPPSECN